The following coding sequences lie in one Rutidosis leptorrhynchoides isolate AG116_Rl617_1_P2 chromosome 6, CSIRO_AGI_Rlap_v1, whole genome shotgun sequence genomic window:
- the LOC139855278 gene encoding uncharacterized protein: MVIARSTMESEFIALDKAGEEVEWLRQFVKDIPKWPKHVSAIRIHCNSQSVIVSVSYTIFLQKFPMLLNVPIPNRDESDKLFWKTHDGSLVEFSAKQAWESIRPHASKVDWAEFVWFANAIPRHSFITWLLVKEKLKTQDKMKDWDVVDAYSLLCSLCKLQHDSHNHLFFECKFSLEVWERVKRLIDIPGIGNKWKEIVQQFVPVAKRKVARVIVAKIVFTATVYFVWQERNARLFRGESRNPTQVFNIIFGTVRLKLMSVKFKESPHVHKLKMAWKI; the protein is encoded by the exons ATggttattgctagatccacgatggaatcagAATTCATCGCTTTGGATAAAGCTGGTGAAGAGGTAGAATGGCTACGTCAATTTGTTAAGGATATACCAAAATGGCCAAAGCATGTGTCGGCCATACGTATACATTGTAATAGCCAATcggtgattg TTTCAGTTTCGTATACTATATTCCTACAAAAATTCCCTATGTTACTAAATGTGCCGATTCCTAACAGAGATGAGAGTGATAAATTATTTTGGAAGACACATGATGGAAGCCTAGTAGAGTTCTCTGCTAAACAAGCATGGGAATCTATCCGTCCACATGCGTCAAAGGTTGATTGGGCCGAATTTGTTTGGTTTGCTAATGCGATCCCCCGTCATTCCTTTATTACTTGGTTACTTGTTAAAGAGAAGCTAAAGACTCAAGACAAGATGAAGGATTGGGATGTAGTAGATGCGTATTCGTTGCTTTGCTCGTTATGTAAGTTACAGCATGATTCTCATAACCATCTATTTTTTGAATGCAAATTTTCATTGGAGGTCTGGGAAAGGGTGAAGCGGCTCATTGATATTCCGGGTATTGGGAACAAATGGAAAGAGATTGTTCAACAGTTTGTGCCGGTTGCTAAAAGGAAAGTGGCTCGAGTCATAGTTGCCAAAATAGTGTTCACAGCAACGGTATATTTCGTATGGCAAGAACGTAATGCAAGGTTGTTTCGAGGGGAATCACGAAATCCAACCCAGGTTTTCAACATCATCTTTGGAACTGTGAGATTAAAGCTGATGTCGGTGAAGTTTAAAGAGTCTCCTCACGTGCACAAGTTGAAGATGGCTTGGAAAATATAA
- the LOC139855279 gene encoding thaumatin-like protein 1 gives MKIELLIALFLATTLIYGVRSTVFTIKNNCNHAIAPGILTGSGTPVTSGFELGPGASNAVDISGSWSGRVWARYGCSNNGGKFSCASGDCGSGQVECNGAGGAPPATLAEFTLSDASGKDFYDVSNVDGFNLPVSINAQGGGCASTDCSANINAKCPSDLAVKDGSGGTIGCKSACVAFNTDEYCCRGDFGTPQTCHPTDYSKLFKGLCPKAYSYAYDDGSSTFSCATGGNYVITFCP, from the exons ATGAAGATTGAACTTCTCATTGCTCTTTTCCTAGCCACAACTTTGATATATG GTGTTCGTTCGACCGTTTTCACGATTAAAAACAATTGCAATCACGCAATAGCACCCGGCATTCTAACCGGCTCGGGGACCCCTGTAACATCAGGGTTTGAACTAGGACCTGGAGCCTCAAACGCTGTTGACATATCCGGGTCATGGTCAGGTAGAGTTTGGGCTAGATATGGTTGCTCAAATAACGGTGGAAAGTTTAGTTGTGCAAGTGGAGATTGTGGTTCGGGTCAAGTAGAATGCAATGGTGCTGGTGGAGCCCCACCCGCAACACTTGCTGAATTCACATTATCCGATGCTAGTGGTAAAGACTTTTATGATGTTAGTAATGTTGACGGATTTAATTTGCCCGTTTCGATAAATGCACAAGGTGGTGGATGTGCATCAACCGATTGTTCGGCCAATATAAACGCTAAATGTCCATCTGACCTTGCGGTGAAAGATGGATCAGGTGGAACGATCGGATGTAAAAGTGCGTGTGTGGCGTTTAACACAGATGAATATTGTTGCAGGGGAGATTTTGGAACACCTCAAACATGTCATCCAACAGATTATTCAAAGTTATTTAAGGGGCTTTGTCCTAAGGCTTATAGTTATGCTTATGATGATGGTTCAAGCACTTTTAGTTGTGCTACCGGTGGTAATTATGTTATTACATTTTGTCCATGA